The sequence ATAATCCATCTTCTTAATTAGTATGATTTTGTACCAAATTTAATCATTTTGCTAGAATTTAACATATTTTTTAACCTTTATTATACAATATTGTTCTAATTTTGAACTTAAGAAACAAAAACAATCTAAATTTTAAAACTATGACTAAAATTTATTTAACCCTATGCTTAAACTTTATTCTCATTTTAGGAGCCAGGAGCCAGATTAATGGCGTTATCAGGGGCAATGTAAAAGATAAAAATACACAGGAGTATATTATTGGGGCAAGCATTTTTATCGAAGGAACTACTACGGGTGTGTCATCAGATATTGATGGTAATTATAAATTAACCGTACCTGTTGGCACGTATCGCCTCAAAGCATCTTTTGTTGGCTATTCCACCATTCTGAAAGAAAACATCGTTGTTACTTCTGGCAATGCTCAAATTATCAATTTTGAAATGGAGCCCTCTTCTTCTGAATTATCGGAGGTTGAAGTAACCTTTGATAAAGGAAAATCGGCGGTTGCAACAGATATGATCACACCGCTGTCGGTTCAGCAGTTAACCACTGAAGAAATTAAAAGTAATCCTGGAGGAAACTACGATGTTTCTAAAGTGATACAAACTTTGCCGGGTGTTGGCGGATCTGCGGGAGGTGCGGCACGAAATGACATTATTATAAGGGGTGGCGCACCAAACGAAAATGTATATTATCTCGACGGCGTTGAAATTCCTGTTTTAAATCACTTTCAAACGCAGGGAAGCAGCGGTGGGGCTACGGGCATTTTAAATGTATCATTTATTGAAGACGTTAAATTAAGTTCAAGTGCGTTTGACGCTAAATACGACAATGCACTTGCATCCACTTTCATTATTAAACAAAGAGAAGGGAACCCCGAAAAATTATCAGGCAACCTGAGAATAGCAGGAACAGAAGCTGCTGCAACACTGGAGGGTCCTTTAGGAAAAAAAACAAACTTCTTAGCATCGGCAAGAAGATCGTATCTGCAATACCTTTTTGAATTAATTGATTTGCCTATCCGTCCAAATTTTTGGGATTTTCAGTATAAAGTCACACACAAGTTTAATGATAAGACAACACTTACTGCGATTGGAATTGGCGGCATAGATGAGTTTGCATTTGCGACACCGAAAAACTCAAGTCCTGAAAACATTTATATCACCAGATCATTGCCCTACATTAATCAATGGAATTACACTACCGGCTTTTCTTTAAAACGTTTGATCGATAAAGGTTTTATGAATTTTACGGTGAGCCGCAACATGTTTAATAACGCGCTGGATAAATTTGAAGATGACAAACAACTAGAAGATAAGCGCACTTTTAAATTACGCTCACAGGAAATTGAAAATAAATTCAGATGGGACATCAATAAATATGTTAATGGTTGGAAAATCAGTGGTGGTGTTATGGCCCAGTATGTGAAATATAACACCAAATTATTTAGCCAGGTTACAAATGCATTATCTGATTCACTGGGAAACGAAATAGCACCAGCCACAAAAATCACTTTTAACAGCGCTATTGAGTTTTTT is a genomic window of Sphingobacteriaceae bacterium containing:
- a CDS encoding TonB-dependent receptor encodes the protein MTKIYLTLCLNFILILGARSQINGVIRGNVKDKNTQEYIIGASIFIEGTTTGVSSDIDGNYKLTVPVGTYRLKASFVGYSTILKENIVVTSGNAQIINFEMEPSSSELSEVEVTFDKGKSAVATDMITPLSVQQLTTEEIKSNPGGNYDVSKVIQTLPGVGGSAGGAARNDIIIRGGAPNENVYYLDGVEIPVLNHFQTQGSSGGATGILNVSFIEDVKLSSSAFDAKYDNALASTFIIKQREGNPEKLSGNLRIAGTEAAATLEGPLGKKTNFLASARRSYLQYLFELIDLPIRPNFWDFQYKVTHKFNDKTTLTAIGIGGIDEFAFATPKNSSPENIYITRSLPYINQWNYTTGFSLKRLIDKGFMNFTVSRNMFNNALDKFEDDKQLEDKRTFKLRSQEIENKFRWDINKYVNGWKISGGVMAQYVKYNTKLFSQVTNALSDSLGNEIAPATKITFNSAIEFFKYGAFATVAKNILNQKLLVSFGLRTDMNSFIIDGNNPLNTLSPRLSLAYHVSSKFDITGSIGSYYKIPTYTTLGYRDANNVLVNKSMKYIQSNHYVIGTQFLPNESLRFTVEGFYKQYASYPVSAANGISLANQGADFGSIGSEKINSNGKGECYGFEFFVQQKLVKKIFYVFSYTFVRSTFSGSDNKLIVSSWDNQHLISATLGYKFKKNWQLGLKYRLSGGLPYTPFDLTASQQNYLLLGTGVLDYSKLNSKRLDLFNQLDLRVDKKFNFKRTSLDLFVDVQNILLFRQQSAPNYTFKRNADNTGFETTDGNPVKNDGSNAIPVILQNDDLSATPTIGIIFEF